ATCGTCGCCCATCAGGGAAGAACATTGCAATGGAAATATCTCCAGCGATAGAAGCATTTACTGTTGATAATGTTGGAAACGGATTCGTTCGTCCTTGGGGAACAACAAATGCTTGGCTTGCTGATTTTAAAGATGAAAAACCGGCATTAAAAATTGAATGGGAATCGGAAAAAGAAATTTCAGAAATAAAACTGTTTTTTGATACAGATTACGATCATGCAATGGAAACGGTTCAATTTGGGCATCCTGAAGATGTGATTCCATTCTGTGTACAGAATTATAAAATAAGCACTTGGGAAGGCGATGCTATTAAGGAAGTAATTGGTAATTATCAAACAATCAATTCAATAAAGTTTGATGAACCAATAAAAACAAAAGGACTTATAATTCAAGTAGAACATCCTTCTGAGAATGTTCCGGCATCGGTTTTCGAAATTTTAATAAAATAATGGCGTATGAGGTTTAAGTATCTATATTTTATAGTAATTAGTTTTTTTGTCTGTGCACAGCTTTCTGCACAATCGCAAAAAGTATCCTTAAATGGGATATGGAATTTTCATGCATCTAACTCAAAAACTGATTTCGAATTATTGGCTGATTATGAAATTAATTGGGATACAATTACGGTTCCTGGGAATTGGGATACTAGAGAAAATTATTCTGAATTTGTTGGAAAAGGGTATTATCAAAGAGAATTTGAATTGGCTGATTCTTGGAAAGGAAAGCAGGTTCGTATAAAATTTGATGCCATATACCAAACATCAAAAGTTTGGATAAATGGAACACTTTTAGGAAAGCATATTGGTGGTTACACTCCATTTGAATATAATATTACTGATTTTGTGAATTTCGATAAGCCAAATACGGTTTTGGTAATGGCTGATAATTCATATAAACGTGGAGCTTGGTGGGCTTGGGGTGGAATTAGTCGTGATGTAACACTAATTGGAAATGAAGATGTTCGTATAGCCTATCAGCATATTGCTGCAATTCCTGATTTTGAGAAGAATAAACTTAAGTTTATCCTAAAATATAAGGTTGAAAACGATGCGTGTGAACCTTACAAGGGAAAAGTATCATCAATTATTCAAGGTCATGGACTTGAAAAGCATGTATCTGCTAAAATAAGCATTGAAGGCAAAAGCAGTTTGATTAAAGAAGTTCTATTTGAAGAAGACCTGTCTGCTTTTAAACTGTGGCATTTTGACCATCCTAACTTGTATTCGCTAAACACTAAATTGAAAGGTAAAGATCAATCAGATATTAAAACAGACAAATTTGGTATTAGAAAACTAGAAGTTCGAGGAGAACAGATGTTTCTAAATAATGAACCTGTTCGGATGAATGGATTAAATCGGGTCCACGATCATCCGGATTATGGCAATACAGAGCCTGATCATTTGGTGAAAAAAGACATGCTGGATATTAAATCTTTGGGCTGTAATTTTTCACGTTTAATGCATGCTCCACTGTCTGAAAATATTTTAGATTTTTGTGATAGCATCGGTTATCTTATCATAGAAGAAATTCCTGTTTGGGGTAATGATGATCCTCAATCATTTCCGAATAATCCACTTACAAAAAAATGGTTGAAGGAAATGCTTGAAAGAGACTTTAATCACCCTTGTGTGGTTGCTTGGAGTATGGGAAACGAGTTAAGAGATTCTGTTCCGGCATGGGGTAAAAAGTTACTTACACCTAGGCAACATGACTATTTGGTTTCGATGCTTGATTATATGAACGAATTAGATACCACTCGTTTAAAAACTTATGTGAGTTTAACGGCAAATAGTATAGGAGCTAATAAAATTAACGAACCTGTTGATTTGGTAGATTTTATTTGCCTGAATTCATACGGCAATTCGGCCAAAGCGGTACGGGATGCTCATCAAAACTTTCCAGGTAAGCCAATTTTTTTATCGGAAGTTGGAATCGGACAAATTGGTCCTGCACCTGATGCTAAATTCAAGGAAGATTTAATTGGTTATATGAATGAAATGAAAGAGTATTCATATTTAATAGGAATCTCTTATTGGTGCTATAATGATTACCGAAGTAATTACAAAGGAACACCTAAATCTGGATTCCGAGAATGGGGAATAGTAGATGAAAATAGAAAGAAAAAAACTGCATATCAGCAGTTAAAAGAGATTTATGAAAATTGGTAAAATTGAAAATCATTAAACTGATTAAATGAAAAATATAAAAATTATAAGCTTATTAGCTGGACTATTAATCAGTGGATTAACACATGCGCAAATTGGAGAAGAAAAACTCTCTTTGAATGGTTATTGGAAGTTTCATACCATATATGGTGAAGGTTCAAATTACATGAATATTCAAGAGGCGGAAAATGATATCGTTATTGACAATCTAGATTCTAATGTATCAAAGCAAGGAAATTGGAAATCTTTAAATACAGGAGCCAGAAATACAAGTTTTCATGGACAGGATTATTTACAACATTATTTTGCTTTAACAGATTTGGGTGGAGGAAATAAGCTTGATAGTTCTTATGTACGGTATTTTCCTGATTTTACACAATCTGGTTATTATGAAGTCTTTACAAAATACCCATTTTCATCTCATTTAACCGCAAAATACAATATAAAACATGCAAAGGGAATATCGAGCAAGTTTGTGAGTCAGAGAGTTTTTTGTGGAGAGTGGAATAGTTTAGGAATTTATAAGTTCAATAGTGCTGATGAAAATTATGTGGAGTTATCTGCTATTGTTAGTGGTGCTGTTGCTGCCGATGCTGTAATGTTTAGGGAAATATCAAAAGAAAAATATTTACAGGCAATAGGAGAGCCTAAGCAGGTTTTTCTAAGTGATTTTGATGATTCCGATTGGTATGATTTAAAAGTACCAGGACATTGGGGAATGATTAATGATTTTTCGAATTATACTGGCATCGGATGGTATAGAAAAATGATAGATATTCCTACGACCTGGACAAAAAAGTCAAATGAAAGATATTACTTAAAATTTGGAGGTGTTTATCATCTTGCAAAAATTTATGTGAACGGGAAATTTATTGGTAAAAACAGAGGTGGTTTTACACCTTTCGAATTTGATGTAACGGATGCTTTGAATTTCGATGCTAAGAACATTATCGCAGTTCAAGCAGATAATAGTGCAATTGTTGGTGCAACCTGGAACTGGGGTGGAATAATAAGAGATGTTACATTAACCAAAAATCATGACCTTA
This genomic interval from uncultured Marinifilum sp. contains the following:
- a CDS encoding glycoside hydrolase family 2 TIM barrel-domain containing protein, whose translation is MRFKYLYFIVISFFVCAQLSAQSQKVSLNGIWNFHASNSKTDFELLADYEINWDTITVPGNWDTRENYSEFVGKGYYQREFELADSWKGKQVRIKFDAIYQTSKVWINGTLLGKHIGGYTPFEYNITDFVNFDKPNTVLVMADNSYKRGAWWAWGGISRDVTLIGNEDVRIAYQHIAAIPDFEKNKLKFILKYKVENDACEPYKGKVSSIIQGHGLEKHVSAKISIEGKSSLIKEVLFEEDLSAFKLWHFDHPNLYSLNTKLKGKDQSDIKTDKFGIRKLEVRGEQMFLNNEPVRMNGLNRVHDHPDYGNTEPDHLVKKDMLDIKSLGCNFSRLMHAPLSENILDFCDSIGYLIIEEIPVWGNDDPQSFPNNPLTKKWLKEMLERDFNHPCVVAWSMGNELRDSVPAWGKKLLTPRQHDYLVSMLDYMNELDTTRLKTYVSLTANSIGANKINEPVDLVDFICLNSYGNSAKAVRDAHQNFPGKPIFLSEVGIGQIGPAPDAKFKEDLIGYMNEMKEYSYLIGISYWCYNDYRSNYKGTPKSGFREWGIVDENRKKKTAYQQLKEIYENW